A genomic window from Carassius gibelio isolate Cgi1373 ecotype wild population from Czech Republic chromosome A11, carGib1.2-hapl.c, whole genome shotgun sequence includes:
- the LOC128022168 gene encoding collagen alpha-2(VI) chain isoform X2, whose amino-acid sequence MRMMVLSILLLLFVGVHIQGQTLDIHETCNYTINCPIHLYFVIDTSETIALQENPPGSLVNSVKNFVIEFAEKLKSVNQGLVHMSWSIGGLHFSQKQVFFSQITSADVFIENLRKIVYLGKGTHIDCAITNMTQQLLNTPSEPKAKRFAVVITDGHVTANPCGGIKVAAERARDEFIKIFAVASSQNLEEAGLREIANSPAGVYRNKYMAVDLSGGRPVIVKSTIDRIYDAMLHLAYQECYSVKCLETKGPVGPPGHRGQKGAKGDNGDAGLKGQRGRPGDPGIEGPIGHPGTKGELGLKGEKGDIGAQGRKGVAGTPGRNGTDGQKGKIGRVGAPGCKGDPGDKGPDGYPGAAGEPGYPGSPGEKGDPGRPGRPGQPGTVGDPGSKGERGSPGSPGEPGLKGSAGIAGGPGPKGDPGRRGDFGLKGSTGPNGGKGEKGEPGSEGTRGLAGEPGNQGSKGENGLPGPRGSPGAPGESGRIGSQGDPGDAGPRGEPGPPGPQGDPGRPGFSYPGPRGATGDKGDKGSPGPRGSRGDCGPKGEPGSKGTSGEPGEPGPPGEPGRRGIKGGPGRDGGPGPSGDPGLSECDVMSYIRETCGCCDCEKRCGALDIVFVIDSSESVGMTNFTLEKNFVINTINRLGSMAKDPSSETGTRVGVVQYSHNGTFQAIRLNDSRIDSMSAFKQAVKNLEWIAGGTWTPSALKFAYDNLIRDSRRSKANVTVVVITDGRYDPRDDDSLLGYLCTTNNIDVSAIGIGDMFDQPEENESLKSITCNKKGRVMGMRRFADLVAEDFIDKIETVLCPDPVVVCPHLPCQMDNVFAEEWKDSPIPSNVLSVPNLISNLQEAKHPDTYTKAVATLAYAAQMAKLSSDPDKQRWTDLFIDSFRNIYSDMMGDPNKPLGLC is encoded by the exons ATGAGGATGATGGTACTATCGATCCTCCTCCTGTTGTTTGTGGGTGTTCACATACAGGGCCAGACTTTGGACATCCATGAAACCTGCAACT ACACAATCAATTGCCCAATCCATTTGTACTTTGTCATCGACACATCTGAGACCATAGCTCTACAGGAGAACCCACCTGGCAGCTTGGTCAATAGCGTCAAAAACTTTGTCATTGAATTTGCTGAGAAACTAAAAAGCGTTAACCAAGGTTTAGTTCACATGAGCTGGTCTATAGGAGGCCTTCACTTCTCCCAGAAGCAGGTGTTCTTCAGCCAAATCACCAGTGCAGATGTGTTCATTGAGAATCTAAGGAAAATCGTGTACTTGGGAAAGGGCACTCACATTGACTGCGCCATCACCAACATGACCCAACAACTGCTCAACACACCGTCCGAACCCAAAGCCAAGCGCTTTGCGGTGGTCATCACCGATGGTCATGTGACAGCTAACCCATGTGGTGGGATCAAAGTTGCGGCAGAACGAGCACGTGATGAATTCATTAAGATCTTCGCTGTCGCATCGTCCCAGAACCTAGAGGAGGCAGGACTGAGGGAGATTGCTAATTCACCTGCTGGAGTTTATCGTAACAAATACATGGCTGTTGATCTATCGGGAGGGAGGCCAGTCATAGTGAAATCAACAATCGATCGCATTTATGATGCAATG CTTCATCTGGCTTATCAAGAG TGCTACTCTGTGAAATGTTTGGAGACTAAAGGACCTGTAGGTCCACCAGGACACAGGGGACAGAAA GGAGCTAAAGGAGATAATGGCGATGCCGGTCTTAAAGGTCAACGGGGACGTCCT GGAGATCCAGGTATTGAGGGACCCATTGGACATCCTGGAACAAAA GGAGAACTCGGTCTCAAAGGTGAAAAG GGAGATATTGGAGCACAAGGGAGAAAG GGTGTTGCTGGGACACCTGGCAGAAATGGAACAGATGGGCAGAAG GGAAAAATTGGCAGGGTTGGCGCTCCTGGCTGCAAAGGTGACCCTGGTGACAAG GGTCCTGATGGCTATCCTGGAGCTGCTGGAGAACCTGGTTATCCAGGGAGTCCGGGAGAAAAG GGTGATCCAGGTCGTCCAGGAAGACCAGGACAACCCGGGACAGTTGGAGATCCTGGATCCAAA GGAGAGAGAGGAAGTCCCGGATCACCTGGAGAGCCTGGCCTGAAAGGATCTgct GGGATAGCTGGAGGACCTGGACCTAAAGGCGACCCT GGAAGACGAGGAGACTTTGGACTTAAAGGCAGCACTGGGCCAAATGGGGGAAAAGGAGAAAAG GGTGAACCAGGTTCTGAGGGAACAAGGGGTCTTGCAGGCGAGCCTGGCAACCAAGGTTCCAAG ggTGAAAACGGACTTCCAGGACCAAGAGGCTCACCAGGAGCTCCTGGAGAATCAGGCAGAatt GGTTCTCAAGGTGACCCAGGTGATGCTGGCCCTAGAGGTGAacctggccctccaggaccacag GGTGATCCTGGCAGACCTGGATTCAGCTATCCTGGACCAAGGGGAGCTACG GGTGACAAGGGTGATAAAGGTTCACCTGGACCCAGGGGAAGTAGAGGAGACTGCGGACCAAAGGGCGAACCGGGTTCAAAGGGAACTTCTGGAGAGCCG gGAGAGCCCGGGCCCCCAGGAGAACCTGGAAGAAGGGGCATTAAAGGAGGTCCAGGAAGAGAT GGTGGCCCTGGACCAAGCGGAGACCCTGGCCTTAGT GAATGTGATGTCATGAGCTACATCAGAGAGACGTGTGGATGCTGTG attgtgaaaagagatgcggTGCCCTGGATATTGTGTTTGTGATTGACAGCTCTGAAAGTGTGGGCATGACCAACTTCACCCTGGAGAAGAACTTTGTGATCAACACCATCAACAGGCTGGGCTCAATGGCAAAAGATCCCAGTTCTGAAACAG GAACTCGAGTTGGTGTTGTCCAGTACAGTCACAATGGAACATTCCAGGCTATTCGCCTCAACGACTCCAGGATCGACTCCATGTCCGCCTTCAAACAAGCCGTGAAGAACCTCGAGTGGATCGCTGGAGGAACCTGGACGCCTTCAGCCCTGAAGTTTGCCTACGATAACTTGATTCGCGATAGCCGTCGTTCTAAGGCTAATGTGACAGTGGTTGTGATCACAGACGGCCGGTATGACCCCCGTGATGATGACTCACTGCTCGGTTACCTCTGCACAACCAATAACATTGATGTGAGTGCCATCGGTATTGGTGACATGTTTGACCAGCCGGAGGAGAATGAAAGCCTGAAGTCCATCACTTGCAACAAAAAAGGAAGAGTCATGGGAATGAGGCGTTTCGCTGATCTGGTTGCAGAGGATTTCATTGATAAGATTGAGACTGTACTCTGCCCAG aTCCAGTGGTTGTTTGCCCACATCTTCCATGTCAAATGG ATAACGTCTTTGCAGAGGAGTGGAAGGACAGTCCCATCCCATCCAATGTACTAAGCGTCCCAAATTTAATCAGCAATCTACAAGAGGCCAAACACCCCGATACCTACACCAAGGCTGTAGCTACATTGGCTTATGCAGCCCAGATGGCTAAACTGTCCTCTGACCCTGACAAACAGAGATGGACTGATCTGTTCATTGACTCATTTAGAAACATCTATTCTGATATGATGGGAGACCCAAACAAACCTCTTGGCTTGTGTTAG
- the LOC128022168 gene encoding collagen alpha-2(VI) chain isoform X1, whose protein sequence is MRMMVLSILLLLFVGVHIQGQTLDIHETCNYTINCPIHLYFVIDTSETIALQENPPGSLVNSVKNFVIEFAEKLKSVNQGLVHMSWSIGGLHFSQKQVFFSQITSADVFIENLRKIVYLGKGTHIDCAITNMTQQLLNTPSEPKAKRFAVVITDGHVTANPCGGIKVAAERARDEFIKIFAVASSQNLEEAGLREIANSPAGVYRNKYMAVDLSGGRPVIVKSTIDRIYDAMLHLAYQECYSVKCLETKGPVGPPGHRGQKGAKGDNGDAGLKGQRGRPGDPGIEGPIGHPGTKGELGLKGEKGDIGAQGRKGVAGTPGRNGTDGQKGKIGRVGAPGCKGDPGDKGPDGYPGAAGEPGYPGSPGEKGDPGRPGRPGQPGTVGDPGSKGERGSPGSPGEPGLKGSAGIAGGPGPKGDPGRRGDFGLKGSTGPNGGKGEKGEPGSEGTRGLAGEPGNQGSKGENGLPGPRGSPGAPGESGRIGSQGDPGDAGPRGEPGPPGPQGDPGRPGFSYPGPRGATGDKGDKGSPGPRGSRGDCGPKGEPGSKGTSGEPGEPGPPGEPGRRGIKGGPGRDGGPGPSGDPGLSECDVMSYIRETCGCCDCEKRCGALDIVFVIDSSESVGMTNFTLEKNFVINTINRLGSMAKDPSSETGTRVGVVQYSHNGTFQAIRLNDSRIDSMSAFKQAVKNLEWIAGGTWTPSALKFAYDNLIRDSRRSKANVTVVVITDGRYDPRDDDSLLGYLCTTNNIDVSAIGIGDMFDQPEENESLKSITCNKKGRVMGMRRFADLVAEDFIDKIETVLCPDPVVVCPHLPCQMEPAVASCIQRPVDIIFMLDGSERLGQENFHHAHDFVLKVAKRLTLAQGENDDHNARVALLQYSVENQHLLGFRLTNNISIITSGLANMRYLDSSSNVGSGIIYAVNNIVTSRGSRLARRNAELLFIFITDGFTDDTNLEEGISSMRRVEGVPTVITIGKDDNKKILEKLSMGDQTAVFRDKDFASVNTASFFNRFIQWIC, encoded by the exons ATGAGGATGATGGTACTATCGATCCTCCTCCTGTTGTTTGTGGGTGTTCACATACAGGGCCAGACTTTGGACATCCATGAAACCTGCAACT ACACAATCAATTGCCCAATCCATTTGTACTTTGTCATCGACACATCTGAGACCATAGCTCTACAGGAGAACCCACCTGGCAGCTTGGTCAATAGCGTCAAAAACTTTGTCATTGAATTTGCTGAGAAACTAAAAAGCGTTAACCAAGGTTTAGTTCACATGAGCTGGTCTATAGGAGGCCTTCACTTCTCCCAGAAGCAGGTGTTCTTCAGCCAAATCACCAGTGCAGATGTGTTCATTGAGAATCTAAGGAAAATCGTGTACTTGGGAAAGGGCACTCACATTGACTGCGCCATCACCAACATGACCCAACAACTGCTCAACACACCGTCCGAACCCAAAGCCAAGCGCTTTGCGGTGGTCATCACCGATGGTCATGTGACAGCTAACCCATGTGGTGGGATCAAAGTTGCGGCAGAACGAGCACGTGATGAATTCATTAAGATCTTCGCTGTCGCATCGTCCCAGAACCTAGAGGAGGCAGGACTGAGGGAGATTGCTAATTCACCTGCTGGAGTTTATCGTAACAAATACATGGCTGTTGATCTATCGGGAGGGAGGCCAGTCATAGTGAAATCAACAATCGATCGCATTTATGATGCAATG CTTCATCTGGCTTATCAAGAG TGCTACTCTGTGAAATGTTTGGAGACTAAAGGACCTGTAGGTCCACCAGGACACAGGGGACAGAAA GGAGCTAAAGGAGATAATGGCGATGCCGGTCTTAAAGGTCAACGGGGACGTCCT GGAGATCCAGGTATTGAGGGACCCATTGGACATCCTGGAACAAAA GGAGAACTCGGTCTCAAAGGTGAAAAG GGAGATATTGGAGCACAAGGGAGAAAG GGTGTTGCTGGGACACCTGGCAGAAATGGAACAGATGGGCAGAAG GGAAAAATTGGCAGGGTTGGCGCTCCTGGCTGCAAAGGTGACCCTGGTGACAAG GGTCCTGATGGCTATCCTGGAGCTGCTGGAGAACCTGGTTATCCAGGGAGTCCGGGAGAAAAG GGTGATCCAGGTCGTCCAGGAAGACCAGGACAACCCGGGACAGTTGGAGATCCTGGATCCAAA GGAGAGAGAGGAAGTCCCGGATCACCTGGAGAGCCTGGCCTGAAAGGATCTgct GGGATAGCTGGAGGACCTGGACCTAAAGGCGACCCT GGAAGACGAGGAGACTTTGGACTTAAAGGCAGCACTGGGCCAAATGGGGGAAAAGGAGAAAAG GGTGAACCAGGTTCTGAGGGAACAAGGGGTCTTGCAGGCGAGCCTGGCAACCAAGGTTCCAAG ggTGAAAACGGACTTCCAGGACCAAGAGGCTCACCAGGAGCTCCTGGAGAATCAGGCAGAatt GGTTCTCAAGGTGACCCAGGTGATGCTGGCCCTAGAGGTGAacctggccctccaggaccacag GGTGATCCTGGCAGACCTGGATTCAGCTATCCTGGACCAAGGGGAGCTACG GGTGACAAGGGTGATAAAGGTTCACCTGGACCCAGGGGAAGTAGAGGAGACTGCGGACCAAAGGGCGAACCGGGTTCAAAGGGAACTTCTGGAGAGCCG gGAGAGCCCGGGCCCCCAGGAGAACCTGGAAGAAGGGGCATTAAAGGAGGTCCAGGAAGAGAT GGTGGCCCTGGACCAAGCGGAGACCCTGGCCTTAGT GAATGTGATGTCATGAGCTACATCAGAGAGACGTGTGGATGCTGTG attgtgaaaagagatgcggTGCCCTGGATATTGTGTTTGTGATTGACAGCTCTGAAAGTGTGGGCATGACCAACTTCACCCTGGAGAAGAACTTTGTGATCAACACCATCAACAGGCTGGGCTCAATGGCAAAAGATCCCAGTTCTGAAACAG GAACTCGAGTTGGTGTTGTCCAGTACAGTCACAATGGAACATTCCAGGCTATTCGCCTCAACGACTCCAGGATCGACTCCATGTCCGCCTTCAAACAAGCCGTGAAGAACCTCGAGTGGATCGCTGGAGGAACCTGGACGCCTTCAGCCCTGAAGTTTGCCTACGATAACTTGATTCGCGATAGCCGTCGTTCTAAGGCTAATGTGACAGTGGTTGTGATCACAGACGGCCGGTATGACCCCCGTGATGATGACTCACTGCTCGGTTACCTCTGCACAACCAATAACATTGATGTGAGTGCCATCGGTATTGGTGACATGTTTGACCAGCCGGAGGAGAATGAAAGCCTGAAGTCCATCACTTGCAACAAAAAAGGAAGAGTCATGGGAATGAGGCGTTTCGCTGATCTGGTTGCAGAGGATTTCATTGATAAGATTGAGACTGTACTCTGCCCAG aTCCAGTGGTTGTTTGCCCACATCTTCCATGTCAAATGG agCCAGCTGTAGCCAGCTGCATCCAGCGCCCTGTTGATATCATCTTCATGCTGGATGGCTCGGAGCGCTTGGGTCAGGAGAATTTCCACCATGCACATGATTTCGTGTTGAAAGTTGCTAAGCGCTTGACCCTCGCCCAGGGAGAAAATGATGACCATAATGCCAGGGTGGCTCTTCTGCAGTATAGTGTTGAAAACCAACATCTGTTGGGCTTCAGACTTACCAACAATATCAGCATCATCACTTCTGGCCTTGCCAACATGAGGTACCTGGATTCTTCTTCCAATGTGGGAAGTGGTATTATCTACGCCGTCAACAACATTGTCACAAGTAGAGGCTCTCGATTGGCTAGACGAAATGCTGAGCTGTTGTTCATCTTCATAACCGATGGGTTCACCGACGACACGAACCTGGAGGAAGGCATTAGCTCAATGCGCAGAGTAGAGGGCGTTCCCACTGTGATTACCATAGGCAAAGATGATAACAAGAAGATCCTAGAAAAGCTTTCTATGGGAGACCAGACGGCCGTTTTCAGGGATAAGGATTTTGCCAGTGTGAACACAGCCAGCTTTTTTAACCGTTTCATTCAGTGGATCTGCTGA